ACATGAggcgagacagacacacTCGCGCGCTTCGGACCCGCATGACGCGGtggcagaagaaaaaacacagGTAGAGACAGACGACATCACGAAGACAGCGACCAGTCTCGGGGCTGCATCGTGCCGTGGAGCCTGCATCACGCCACAACGAGTCACGAGTGCGACACGGCCCCTGCGtgtgcctcctccgcctgcgacaAGCAAGGCTTCCCCCCACAGAGAAAAAAGATACAGGCCATCCAGCCGAAGCATAACGTGTGAGGACAaagcgcagctgctgcacgaGAGGGGACATCGCAGCACCCCTGACTTGGCTGAGATTCGGGCACAAACAGCCGACTTCACAAAGGTCTGCTAGCTCAGTAGCTCTGGAGCCACGTCCCTGAACCCTACACGGCCCAGTTTCAATTCCATGACGGACACCACGAGAGAGGGCCTCGTGGGGTCACCCTGCTGTGCAGCCACGGCAGCAGGCACTGGAGGAGAGCCCGACGAACCTACAAGCCGCATCGCTATCGTGCATCCTGTCCACAGCCGCGTTCGCTGAGAACGATTCTTCGTTCCTGGCTACCCCAGAAAGCTCCAACTCACCCGAAAACGGCCACAGTCGAGCCCGGCTCAACATTCGCACTGTTCCACACCGCCCCTAGGCCCGTCGCGACCCCGCATCCGAGAAGGCAGACCTGCGCAAaacgagcgacgcgcgaagcggcgatGGGTTtacgaagaagaagctgatGCCAGAAATGGACGCCTACACTCCTAGATTTCGAAGGAACAACCAATTCACAAGCTCCCAAGCAATAGATCTTGCCAACAGCTCCACGAGATGATGCGGCCTCATCCAGAGCTCGAAGTCATGACGCAGCGCTCAAACTGCTCCCCCCTCAAGCGGGAACAGGCCTCAGACAGAGTAGTGCCTGACGCTTAACGAAGGACAGCTTTTTCTGATCACACGTGGATCTCTGTGTGCGTATACACCTGAGGCATTCCCATGGCGCCTGCACTGCCCCGTTCCGAGATTTGAGTACGCCAGAAGTTTTTTCCAACCGTCAGCGACGCGGCTCTGATATCGTCCTTTTCATGGTCTAGGCGGTACGGACCTTCTCAGGAGCTGCGTCAGGCGCAATGACGGCGACAGACTCCTGGTGACACACAGTGTACTCCGAGAACCTAAAGCGGTAGCAAGcacgaggagaggaggccggcACGCAAAGAATGAAGCAGAGCGAGATAGGGAGACAGGAGCTGCCTCAGAGGGGACATGCGTAGCCTTCGCCGAGTATATTCAACGCCTGCTCACGAAAGCGCCTGCTTTCCGCCGCTTGTCTCTCACGCCGGGAAAGACGGATGCAACAGCTGACTCGCAAACTCTCAGATACAGACGTGCAGCCTCTACACAGTTCTCGGCGAACGCATGCCTGAGGGTTGAGCACAGCCCAAGGCCGGCGGTCtcgtgtttttcttcttgaaTTCAACACATTAATTATATTCCTTGAAGAACGGTTTGAGGATTCGAGTACGGGGCCTTGCGatgaaggaagaagagactggGTGCTTGTTTTCGTTGCCCTCTTCCGCGGTATTCGCGCTGGAGGCTACTCCTCTCTGCTCTGCGCGTGCCTTACGTGGAAGTCCCCATGAAATGATAGATGGGGGAACCGTCGGACTTGAGCGTAAAGCGAGGCTTCCCGTCAGCGGCCATAACGCCCTGACCCGTGAAGGCGCGGATTTTGCCACACAGATTCGTCTTGTGCTTCTCGTAGCCGACACACATCGGGCACTTGCGCCCCTTTAAGTCTCCTTCCAAGCACTGCGCCTGCAACGAAACAGCACCACGCTAGACGGGAGACTTCGCTTGTCGCTCGCGACTCGAAAAGACCGCAGAGACTGCCAGTCGCAAGCATATGTAACGAGAAAGAAGTGATGCACATTCGAGTCAGCAGTGTGCATTTCAAACGCTGCGGCTCCACAAAGAACGCTGTTGATGAACTTTTCCACATCCGGGGCTGTACGGATtcgtgcgcagacgcgcccaCACACGTGGTCTTTTCGCCGTGGGCATGATACCAAAGTACTAGAGGCGATGTGATCTAGAGACAATAACGAAACATGAGACCGAGCAACCGCCTACATACGCGCACCCGTGCGTACTGCGCATTCATCTATATGAAGCTGGAACACCCAACACGAAACTCAGAGGCGACCGCTCTTCAGGCACTGAATTCGTCAGCACATCCGGAAAGGTGCGTCTATTCGGTGGAGAGAGGGGGACCTTGGCAGCGTGCTGTCTCTTATTCGTCGTCCGTCTTTGCGTCTGTGCCGCCTACTTGACGATTCTCCTGCGGACGCCTCTCTGAATTTGCAAGCTCATACCGctccgcgtccgcttccCGACTGCTGCCCGCGAGGAAACGTTCACTTGAAAGCGTGAGTGGGCTTACCTGATAGCAGGGGATGACGAGATCGCCGACTTCGCATGTTGTCACGCCCTCGCCGACGCTCTCGACGACGCCTGTCGCCTCGTGCCCCAAGATACACGGGAAACGACCTTCCGAatccgcgccgcttcgcgtgAACTGCAGCAGACACGTCAACACGGCAGCGATTGACACAGGTGTGGAACGCATCCCGCTCGCACAGCCACGAGTTTCCCTGAGGAAGCCCCGCGTAAGCAGCTCATCGATGGTATGCCCGTGCATACGCGCAGGCGTCCACAAGCGCAGGTATATATCACGCATACATGAAAAGTGGAGGAGAGCTGGGTACGTGCCTGAGCGTTGTTTGCTGGAGAGCGGACGCCGCTCTCACTCCTTCGCCCAGAGGCCTGCGCCAGGCCGACTGTGACTTACTTCGTCGGTGTGACACAGAGCCGAGTACAAGATCTTGATGCGCACTTCGCCCTCCTTGGGTGGATCGACGACCACGTCCGTCAACtaggagacagagaaaccAGAGAGCAGACAGAGCACCGCGATGCGTGGGGAAAGCAACAGCGAGGCGCACTCGCCAACGAACGAACGTGGGGGAAGGATGGATCACGCGGCTTCAGAACACCGGGAGACCGCGAGGGAAGGGCGCCAAGCAGATATATCGAATCTACGCAGACAGACATGTCAGTTCGCGAAAATCTCACGCTAAGAAAAGACACAGATGACAAGGAGCGAAGTGGAACACTTGCGAAGgaacggcgacgaagacgttGCGTGGGaacgtcttcgtcgtcgtaAATGGCCCACGACAGGGAAGACCAAAAGGTACACATCATAACCCTACGACGtagagaaagagagggcCCACCGAACGGGCTGTAAGCACACATTCTGACAGCGACGGAGCAAAACACACAATATCACAACTGGAGATAGCTTTTGGTGTGTATGTACACTCATCAACGAGGGCTACTCCGTCGCTCGAAGCTCTCTCCCACCTGCTTCTTTGCTCATCTACACAAAGCTAAATTCACATGAAATCTCATAAATGAGAAATAAAATGATGCAGCGGACAAAGTATGCATAGCtgtttcttcctctctctaaCCCACTTGAAGCGGCTCGCCAGGACCGAAGCACACAGCAGCTTTACAGGTGAGGGGCTGCCGCCCATTCTGCGCCTGTCCTTCCGTTGTCATTTTGCGTTGATCCTCAAGAAATTGGACTCTCACAACAATTAGTTTGTTTTctgtcctccgcgtcgtcgttcgCACCGCTCAATCGTTTGGGCTCCAGGGAAAGGAGAATGACGAAAGTAATACCTCCAGAAATATGGATCGCCGACAGCAAGTTGAACACTTCCGATATGTCACACAGGCGGCAAGTGTTCGCGTTATCACATGCACGGGAAACAGCTGATACTCGGAAAAGAGACCACGCCGAAATACGAAAAGAGCGCTTGTTATACGTACGCACAGGCGAAAGCCACACCGGGATCTGAAGAACACATCTGACAATTCGGGACAGCAACCGGCGAGGGCCTATACGCGCACGCGCTACGAGCGCCACTGATCGCTGATGAGTGATGTGCAGCTCAACTCCGGAACAGAACACGGATGACCGGCGCGCCCATG
Above is a window of Besnoitia besnoiti strain Bb-Ger1 chromosome Unknown contig00007, whole genome shotgun sequence DNA encoding:
- a CDS encoding Zn-containing alcohol dehydrogenase (encoded by transcript BESB_073080), whose product is MTTEGQAQNGRQPLTCKAAVCFGPGEPLQLTDVVVDPPKEGEVRIKILYSALCHTDEFTRSGADSEGRFPCILGHEATGVVESVGEGVTTCEVGDLVIPCYQAQCLEGDLKGRKCPMCVGYEKHKTNLCGKIRAFTGQGVMAADGKPRFTLKSDGSPIYHFMGTSTFSEYTVCHQESVAVIAPDAAPEKVCLLGCGVATGLGAVWNSANVEPGSTVAVFGLGCVGLACIEGAKHRGAKEIIAIDLNAQKFELARQFGATKCVNPADHGDRPIQDVIIELTDGGVDYSFECIGNVKVMRAALECAHKGWGVSTVVGVASGEISTRPFQLVTGRTWKGSAFGGWQSRAEVPKLVQMYLNNEIKLDEYISHRMQLSDINEAIRLLHAGDGIRTVMKIASE